From Vigna angularis cultivar LongXiaoDou No.4 chromosome 11, ASM1680809v1, whole genome shotgun sequence:
TATatgaaaacatataaaaaatttgaaaacaaaaacactttTTTCGTACTCTAATaaatttcacttaaaaaaatCGTTTACgtgtattttctcacttttcaCATTTTCAAACACTTATCTTACGTTGAAAGTGATATATGTTTGACAGAAAAAACCGCTTAGAAAAATTTctatgcaaaatataaaataatgtatgtTAAATGATTGTTCATTAAATAGGTTTTTGtcttaaattattataagtttttgtttttgtcctCTTTTAAACTTTGTtctatttaaactatttttattttagaaagttattaattttttttctatgattAATAGTGTtagttttttcttcttcgtAAATGGTATGCCACCATTTAATATACATGTACTTGTTTCTTAAGTCGATAACATAGTTCGATAACAAATAATGTGTCAGGTTTACAGTCCGAAAAGGTggacaaaacatatatatatttctaagtTGATAATATATTTGGTTTGCTTAGTGGAATGTTCAAATAGGCTAGTAAGGTGAATGGAAAATTTAGACGGTAAAAAGTCTGAATAGCCCAATAAAATGTATGGAGAACTCATATCACTTGATAGGAAGTCAAATAGTTCAGTAAGATGTTTAATAACTCAGTGAATAATCTAGATAGCTCAGATAGCATTATACCGAGCTTTCTATAGTTATGACTGAGCTATTTGAATTCTTCATGTACCTTAGTAGGCTATCCTAATGCCTTAACAGACTATCCAAATATCTTGTCGACATCTGAAAACAGTACATGTATCTTGACGACCTTACTAGGATGGAAACGTGACACAACTTTTACTATCGAGTTATTTTGCTGTTTTGAGACACATTACACATGTCTTAAACAATTTGGGGATGTGGCACACCATTTGTCACGTAAAAAAACTAATGACGTTGGTCATTAAAGACTAAATTTATGACTTTCTAAAAGGAAAGgagaaaaacgaaaataaaacaaagtttagaagaataaaaaagaaaaacacgtGATAGTTTAgtgacaaaaaatatatttaacatatctcttaaaatataaatataaaatatagatgTCAAGGTGATGATATCAAATTAAggtttagtattttttattttattttgtatagttATGAAAAACAAAGACCTAAAAATGGAACTACcaagtgaattttttttgtcattaccttttattttaacttttagcACTTTTTTCAATTCAACGTTTTCGAACAAATTAGGTAGATGATTGATCTTCCTTACATAACTTAATACCACTCCATATTATCTTATGTTTCAATTACTGTATTCTAACAATTGAACCATACAATGAGAAGGATATGAAGTAGCAAAATACATTGAAAACATCCAAATCCAATCATCCTTGATAAGCTctgcaaaaatataaaaaaagaagagtCAACACCACTGACTTGCATATCGTGGATAAGGGAATTCCATATTTTCCTTTGCCAAATAAACCTTTGAAAAATGGCCAGTAGCACACAACCAAATATGAACAGCAAAACAGTTCTCCTATGCCGGATCCATGACCATTTCTAACAGGTGCTTGCCATCCCAACAACTTGGTAACCAGTGCTGTGAGTTGAATAAGCAAAATAGTTGTACCAGGTACAAAAATGTGAGAGTTGTTGAAAGTGAATCTACCATTGTTTTCTTTAGCACTCTCATTGGATGATGATTGctctttttttgttatttcaaaCACACTGTCTGATAATCCGAATACCTTAAGCAGGATGTGCAAAAATCCAAAAAACCAAGCATTTGTGGTCGTTATCCTTGCCATTCTTTCACTGTTCAACCATGTTCGAATTGACAACCCTGTTCTCAAGTACTCTACAAAAGTAGTTATGTTGTAAATCACAAACATAGTGACAAGAATCCATTGCCCGGGTTCCTGCAGACCATTGAAACAACGAAAAATGTGTGCATTGAGTAAGTTATTGGATATCaagtaatattttgaaatttatgtaACTATCTTCAAACTCTTGTACTTTTTTATAACCTTAAAAGAAAGCACAAAGTAAGCAATCAAAAGAAAGTATGTCgatggaagaaaaagaaattgtttaaagtatgttattaattaagaaattgactttaattctaatttaatattataaaatggacttataataaataaatttgtaataattatatactttaaattcattatttttaattgatgtgataTCTTGAATACATTTTTACACTAAATTATATCTCAAGTATATGAGATTAgacattaataatattttgataatggTCTAATAACAAATGATACAATaagttcaataaataataaattgttagGAAATACTTTGTGATAAGtagattttaaacttaattaaattttacaaaatatatttataagatgAAATTTACACTtagtatattataaatttattttatctttagtatatgatttctaattttaataattttattacaaaatataaattttgtgcTATTATATTGAGAATTATGTATGCAAGCTTAAACTTTTGATTACGAAGAGATTTTTATCTTTATGAAAATTGAAGTTTAAATAttcaatgaataaaaattagtttatgtatgAGTTTGAAATTTGCATGTGATCTAAGTTGATACCTTGGGCAAGAAAGTATAGTTGTTGATGATGCAATAAGCAGGAAGAAGAGTGTAGGAAATTTCAGGAACAGATCGTACGGCCCAAGTGAGTACCCAAAGATAGCCCAAGCACTGTCTGAATTTGAGCTTAGCAAACAGGGTTCCAAAAATTGGACAGTGTTTGCTTAGGAGAATCTCAAGCAACCCTGAGGCCCATCTCTTTTGTTGACTCATTACACTTATGATATCCTGAGGTGAGCAACCCATAAAGGGTATAAGTTCTGGTGCACACGTTTCCGATCTCCATCCTTGTGTGTGTATTTTCAGTCCTGTAAGTGCATCTTCTGATATTGATCCATACATCCAACCCACCTAAAATTAACACCCATGACAAAAAAAAGTGAactttttcaacaacaaattaacttttaattacatttttttgttatgaatatatttgtttgcaacaaataagaaatttcagggttaaaaaataaactttaaatttaatttaattttataaaattaatttataaaataaaatttacatttttatctattacggaaaatgtttttttataacttttttataatcgTGTAGTTTGAGATTGAttcgtttcaaatatacaaactaataaaatattgacacATAATCTATGatcaacaaattattaaaaaaaagtttttaatctttttttatatattataaaaggaagagatttttttaacaattttttttgacaatttttttataaccgTCTATGTGGTAGTTTGTGATTACTCcatttactaataataataaaatagtgacgtgtgaaaaaattattaaaaaaagtggtTAAGTTATCATTGTTCATTTTAAAAAGCTTACCTTTTTACCCCAAGCAGTGCCGTATTCATATTCAGAACTGCCAACTTCTTTGGCTGCCTCAACATATTTCCAAATCTTATCATTGGAAGCCAATGTCTTCCCTTCCAAAGCATTAGCAGCTGATTCCAAAAACCTCTCTGAACTTCcaaatattcttttcttttctgagAGTTTCCCTGAACAcacatttatattgtaagatggTATAtcagataattataatttcaaaagttgaagtTTCTTTTCAGTTGACAAAAATATCCAGACCTTTTGAAACTGAGAATGagtataacaattttataaactcATAAACGATAACAGTGAAATCAAAGTATACCATCTGTGATGTCATGATGCTTCTTTCCATTTGGAATGTGATGATCAGGAGAAAGGCCATAAATTACTTTTCTTCTGTGCAAGCAATTTGTTCCAACGTAAAATATACCTTGGATCCCTGCTAACCCACCACCTACGTACTGCATTGCACAAAAGGAGGATGTCTCAAATCAATCTTAAAACTCTTATTTTTCGCAATTCATATTAACGGTTTTGCTAGGTGTCGTGAAACTTGACGCACCATAAACTTTGCCACAAGTTGATTTCCAAAAGGGTCATCCTTCAGTCCATCGTAGAATTGCTGGATACATTGTGCAAATGCAACTTCTTTCTCTCCCTTTGAATCTAGTAAAATGCAGAGGGCGTGTTGGACAATCTTTGGATTATGAACATACATGTCACAATCTACGTTCAGGATAAAAGGAGCATTTGTCATCACTCCAGAAATTCTTGTCTGTTCATgatacaaaaagtaaacatttcAGATCATGAAAGAATTCTGAATACAAAATAATGATACAGATTACTAGCAGTAACAGAGTAatattatgaagaaaagaaactCACCAACACATTCATGGCACCAGCTTTATGATGATGTGGATGTTCCTGCTTCTTTTCTCTAGATACGTAGACTAAGTGTGGCAACTCGTCTGAAAGACCTTTGTTTTCGCATATTACCTAACAACATGTGCAAAAAGTATTTGTTTTGAAGCTGTATGCGTTCTCTTTCAGGAAGTAAATTAAACCATTACTCattgaaacaatatataaaagtcaaatatcgctgagtttaattttattctaatttaatgtaaacttcaaataaatcaaattaatattttatggttCGATTGAGATTTAGATTAGCTTTTATGATTCTTTTGTTGTTGCtaatatacaattattaaaccttttttaaaatagtaaaacaaatatTTGCAAAATAATTACCacacattttataataaaaaattgcgGAATAAAAGCGTAAAAtttgaacttattttataataattactagATTTATAATCTCAACTTTctcttatatatttataaataaattatataatgttataaCTAAAAGTTATAacataaaattgatattatattttttagaactatagtataaataaaatagcaTTAATCCATTAAGCAACGAAGTATTTGTTAGGTTTCTTCAAAGATGGATTTAGAAGATTTGATATTAATGAGTTGTGAAcaagtttttatataaaaaaattttcaatctaAAATCTATACTTTCTTTTACTTATGTATTAGTCCAATGTCATTGACATGAATAATCgactataatattattaaaaaataattttaagtctaattcaatttcacaaaaattgatttttaagacgaaatttgcatatatatatatatatatatatatatatatatatatatatatatatatatatatatatatatatatatatatatatatatactctaaaGACAACCTTATCTTGTTGAATTTTCAACGTTACGTTAAGTTGAAGTATATATATGTCGAGGATGGAATTAAACGTTAATAGGTGATTTAATAACGACTTAAAATTGTAGGTAGAacaataaattcaaaaataacaaattttattgagATAGATTCTAAACCATGactataatataatgttaagaagtgaattttaaatctaactcaattttacaaaatcagtTTTGTAGATGCAAATTTCAccttataaatcatttttataaagctgaattagacttaaattgTTATTCTTACCAAATACCATtgttagatttttatttttttttaagatagaTTCTAGAAAGATTTAATAGcgatgaataatatataagagaCCAAAATACTATTTCCAACCTAAAACTTAATGAATGGATTTATGGACTCTTCTAATTatatactaattaatttttaaaaatcattatttagttgaagaaaaagtaaacccaacaaattaaaaaataacaattttaattaattacatttttcagttcgatttttaattattatttatggatCGGGTTGATATTCAACACTTCTAACATTAATTATTGAGTGTAAACGAAAAACTCAGTTATCCTCACATACTTctttttagttataaaaattaacaCGAGATTTGCAATATTTCAGACCACCAATCCATTATCTATTGCACCACTGTAGCTTAGAAAGTTCTTTTAACACGTATTTAGCAGTATGTTAAAacagttttattataatagttttatttttcagtgAATATATTGCATAttgcataataaaaaaataatttaagggaaatttaaataaaaactaatattttattgaaatataatgatttcagtaaatttaattttctttaaaatatataaggaaaacaaattgaaagagacaagtacatatatatttatgttgttaAACTGCAATAATTTATGATGTACCTTAATTATGGTTGGATGGTTTCTAAGCTGTGTATCGGAGAAGATAGCAAATTCTCCTATAAGTGGAATCGAATTTTGTGATGCATTCATAATTTTACTGCAAAGGTCCTCGTACTCCTTCTGcaaacaaagacaaataacGTTAGATGAAGTTTTCATTGaagatatattaattaatattagataattaaatattttataatattataagtttatactttttaattcaatttaaatttatgtaatccaactttaaaaaaaatcagttaatatttattaagaaattagaatttaaaatagttattatttcttaataaaataaataaatattttattaaaaataaacaattaagaaactaataaataagtgtcatttcaaattaataatacaaaaaagaataacaacATAACAATAACCCAAAAAACTTATTCCCGAAAATTCTTTCACTGTCGGATTCGAATATTTGGacaagtttataaatatttttctttgtttttatgttttggatTGTTAATTTGAAATGTCTAGAGAGAAAAACTATtcacaataattattatagtttaaaatatgtttatcttcttttttagtTATAGGTATTATTATTTGGTTTTACTTTGAGTAATTATTGCAACTTTTATATGTTGTTAGATATTCgttatattcttttaatgaTGCCGTAGATGAATTTCTTTAATATGTACAACTCATAAtgtttattctctttttttctgtttattttatttctatgagtactttttaaataaaattaaaatatttttccgtcctttaattgttataaaaaaattaatataaataatatgtaaagattatattttagtataatgtaaaacatgattttttataatttgaagacgaaaaatatctttaattcttttaaatatcaaatattattgtaagtttgagagaactttttttttaagttatcaCTTTATTGAATTGTCAATTTTCTTATACATTCCCATCACGAAATTTGTCCCATCTCTCTTGTCGTGAGATTTTGCCATACATATGGATAAAAAGTTGCAACTTGTACAGTGACATTTAGGGCAAGTGATTGCAAATGCCAAATGGTATTTTATTTTAGCTATATGTGGATCAGTTTACGTGAAGCTAAGAAAACTTCATTTTGTCAACCACTGTGTTGTCTTTATGTTGGAAAAGAATACTAATAAAACAATGTACCGGAATATAAAACTATTACTTTTGacaataacttttaaaaaccataaagaaaaaaactattaattggCTGTtagtataagaaaaatatttattaaaattaattttgaactaAAAGATTCTAAACAAAACCATGGCATGTTTGCTTGTTAACAAGATTTTGTAAAAgtcttaaatttattatacacGACAACTTTAATCAGATGTGTGTACATAGTTTTTCTGGTTGTTAGCAAAATCAAGTTGAAGGTTTTTTTACCGTCTCAAATTTGTCCAATGGTCATGGGTTAATTGTATAGACTCACGAACATCATTAAATCAAGCCGTCAGGACAATTTATTAACGTTAGGacaatatgtaaaaaaaaaaaaaaaaaaccaatttgAAAGTATACGATGTTACCTTGAGTCTTCGCCAGTCTTGAATGAATTCTGGTGAATCTTCATTGTTTGCAGGGTTGGTGTTGTTAGAGAAGTATCTGAAGGGCACTCTAAGTTGAATGTTGTAGTTCTTACAGAAGGGTACCCAAAGCTTGGCAAACTTAGAAGCTTCGAGAAGGGCATAGAAGTTAAGAGGGGAGCATCCATCATCAGAAACATAGCAAGCTAGCTTGTTGGTAGGATAATCAAGTGCCAACAGAGACAAGACAGTGTTGATTGTGATGATAGGTGGCTCAAGAACAGGGTCCGCAGTTGTCACAAATAGGTCAACTGGTGGAAGCTCAGGCTCAGGTACCCTATTGGAAACACACATACatgtattatataataagaaaaacaattaatacaACTTGACCTAACAGTATTAACTATATTATTACCGAAGCAAGAGACGATCTATGTAGGTTGTGGTGTATGCAGGAGACCATTTGGTGTTGATGACGAGAATCCAAGCGAAAGTGAACCATGATTCGCATATGACAGCAACGAAGAAAGCGAAGGTGTTGCTGTCATCAAGGAAAATACGATAACCGAGAAGCAGGAAGAGGAGGAGCAAAATCAAGGAATCCATTGTTCTTGAAAACGTGTGCTTCACCCAAATTTTATCATAAAGAGGGAGACTTTTCTCGTTCGCCATGTTCAACGATCAATGGATAACTCAACGGCTCAAATGGGGTGAATTTAGTATGTGGTTTTATATTGTGACAGATCCTATTTCAGTCATCTTGAACAAGCACTTGAGGATAAGGTTGGTTGAATGAGTAAAaggaaatataataataagaaaaggtaagttaaattctttgaatgaagtagaaattaaaatagttgAAGAAAACTTGATCGAGTTACTGCATATTTTCTAGTAAGAGAGAAACAAAgtaaaataagtgaaaatattTGACAGATAAATCAGTGTTGCTGATGcagaataaaatttgaaaaagcaATCACTTTCTATTTCTCTCTCCAAAATTAATGCTGTCAAgcaaattcatttaattttatttcagtcGGTTTGAAGAGACAAGCATAGACGTAGCAATGTGTCATGCATGGTCGACTGAACAACTGATCTCTGATAGCCTAAAGATAGTACAGGTACCTGTcactttattttacaaataaatttaaataaaaaatgatttaaaatattattttttgtactaTATGATTAAaacaatgtaaataaataatagtattttaatttaaattatcaattcttataaatcaaattttaattattagttataaatgtaatatttagaagGTTTATACAATTTTAGTTACTATTTCGTctatttgtttaatttggttttatttactttattcaaAAAGTTCtgattttcatcaattttagttaatttagtttttttaacaaagtttaaattgttaacaaaaaaaataaataatgttattatagttcataatttttttaatttaaaaaaattattcacgtATGAAGTCAACATTATATCAAGTCAACATTATATTATGTGATAGTGTCTTTGATAGTATTTTATGTTAACCATTGAAatgtctttaaaaaaaattaaagtgaccaaaattaataaaaattaagactatattaaattcttaaaaacataggaccaaattaaaaaaaattagacaaaaataaagacaaatatcatatttaaatcaatattttaacaagtaaatttaataattattttaatttttcttattaaagatattaattaacaattaaaacttaaaacctATTCACactttacttttaatatatacatatatatttataattgaaaaaaattaaaataaaaaagttaaaagaaaatatatcaaTCAATCTACTAATGTGGGACAAGTTAAATTttcagttaattttttttataacgaGTCAATTATGCATGATCAAAACGAATCATACTGtcctattttataatttctaaatatatttgtcTCCTCATTAAAAGACCATTAAAATATGAATGGgtaatttttaaattctgtttttaaatgatttttaatttattttttgttgatattgaattaaaactaattaaactaatttcGTTATCCTGttaatcacaattaaaaaattgataaaattcagcgagggaaaaatatttgtaactTTTGAATTGGAAGCATATGATTGGATGTTTTTGGTAAAAAAGGCAGGGTGTGTAGTTTCATGAGTTGATCTCATAAATGTAATTAATGAGACCACGTTCATATGTCCATGGTCTGTCCATTTGTTACTTCGTCG
This genomic window contains:
- the LOC108332895 gene encoding cellulose synthase-like protein H1, which gives rise to MANEKSLPLYDKIWVKHTFSRTMDSLILLLLFLLLGYRIFLDDSNTFAFFVAVICESWFTFAWILVINTKWSPAYTTTYIDRLLLRVPEPELPPVDLFVTTADPVLEPPIITINTVLSLLALDYPTNKLACYVSDDGCSPLNFYALLEASKFAKLWVPFCKNYNIQLRVPFRYFSNNTNPANNEDSPEFIQDWRRLKKEYEDLCSKIMNASQNSIPLIGEFAIFSDTQLRNHPTIIKVICENKGLSDELPHLVYVSREKKQEHPHHHKAGAMNVLTRISGVMTNAPFILNVDCDMYVHNPKIVQHALCILLDSKGEKEVAFAQCIQQFYDGLKDDPFGNQLVAKFMYVGGGLAGIQGIFYVGTNCLHRRKVIYGLSPDHHIPNGKKHHDITDGKLSEKKRIFGSSERFLESAANALEGKTLASNDKIWKYVEAAKEVGSSEYEYGTAWGKKVGWMYGSISEDALTGLKIHTQGWRSETCAPELIPFMGCSPQDIISVMSQQKRWASGLLEILLSKHCPIFGTLFAKLKFRQCLGYLWVLTWAVRSVPEISYTLLPAYCIINNYTFLPKEPGQWILVTMFVIYNITTFVEYLRTGLSIRTWLNSERMARITTTNAWFFGFLHILLKVFGLSDSVFEITKKEQSSSNESAKENNGRFTFNNSHIFVPGTTILLIQLTALVTKLLGWQAPVRNGHGSGIGELFCCSYLVVCYWPFFKGLFGKGKYGIPLSTICKSVVLTLLFLYFCRAYQGSGHHCIIQSAEFVREMGLNCGGVVVRFGLWVAALSIAGYIVGPPLYWHLVELLNHSSSSCTPCVCDCSSQPIISIPQSLSNSSFEDCAKHDPKVDGDTENNVAELLSEELNLRETEALKNQRRADMGLLESKKIASQYQKEADKCNSGMETCEEAREKAEMALVAQKKLSALWELRARHKGWQEGLAKSNSRSKGKLHSA